The following are from one region of the Hydrogenimonas sp. SS33 genome:
- a CDS encoding general stress protein: protein MKKTVMGVYDSYDDVIDTIEALDNAGIPKEVISVLGKGNEKMHNRFEYYKHSQDAAFWGEQGAFWGAIMGFLAGGLLFFLPGFGPIIASGPIMATLAGMAGGAVLGGAGASLIAVLVDWGITEAEAKRYEDLLKEGKFIVMIHADEEIARKAEEIMKGQTNKEVKLH, encoded by the coding sequence ATGAAAAAGACGGTGATGGGTGTCTACGACAGTTACGACGACGTGATCGATACCATCGAAGCGCTGGACAATGCGGGTATTCCGAAAGAGGTTATTTCGGTTCTGGGAAAAGGGAACGAAAAGATGCACAACCGCTTCGAATACTACAAACACAGCCAGGATGCCGCCTTCTGGGGTGAACAGGGTGCATTCTGGGGAGCGATCATGGGCTTTCTCGCCGGCGGCCTGCTCTTCTTCCTCCCCGGATTCGGCCCCATTATCGCGTCCGGCCCCATTATGGCTACCCTGGCAGGAATGGCCGGCGGAGCGGTGCTCGGCGGCGCCGGCGCCTCATTGATCGCGGTGCTTGTAGACTGGGGCATAACCGAAGCGGAAGCGAAACGGTATGAAGATCTGCTGAAAGAGGGGAAATTCATCGTCATGATACACGCCGACGAAGAGATCGCGAGAAAAGCGGAAGAGATTATGAAAGGCCAAACCAACAAAGAAGTGAAACTCCACTGA
- the trmB gene encoding tRNA (guanosine(46)-N7)-methyltransferase TrmB has translation MPHIRIARFDPRCLPSDGGDVRFLWHAVNLEHPEEGLLGVEVSGIPFLLQVKPKGDSVLIKAEKISRPSPNALIKKALQRYVDICRPELLYANLGNAEEAKLKEPLPCLKEIDRFDAATLPDKPLWIEVGFGSGRHLLHQAQRHPEVHLVGLEIHRPSLEQVMRRIDLEKLENVWVIDYDARLFMELLPSDRVERIFVHFPVPWDKKPHRRVISDAFLAEAMRVLKPGGTLELRTDSDNYFRYAMEVFTKPKRVRLTLEKNGEAAVRSKYEDRWRRLEKDIYEIHAEALESSEPRSIEADFGFRCTPEIRDLYRRLPRKAVVEKEFFIHFERFYAIDDRRGLVRLSLGSFDRPEHKYLLVEEGRVRYFPHDPVPTRTNLAAHRKIEEWLCPQS, from the coding sequence ATGCCCCATATCCGCATAGCGCGATTCGACCCCCGTTGCCTCCCCTCCGACGGGGGCGACGTCCGGTTTCTCTGGCATGCCGTCAACCTGGAGCATCCCGAAGAGGGGCTGCTGGGGGTGGAAGTCTCCGGTATCCCCTTCCTGCTGCAGGTGAAGCCCAAAGGAGATTCGGTGCTGATCAAAGCCGAAAAGATCTCCCGCCCCTCTCCCAACGCCCTGATCAAAAAGGCGCTGCAACGTTATGTCGACATCTGCCGCCCCGAACTCCTCTACGCCAATCTCGGCAATGCCGAAGAGGCGAAGCTGAAGGAGCCGCTGCCGTGCCTGAAGGAGATCGACCGGTTCGATGCCGCGACGCTGCCTGACAAGCCGCTCTGGATCGAAGTGGGTTTCGGAAGCGGGCGCCATCTGCTCCATCAGGCGCAACGGCACCCTGAGGTCCATCTCGTCGGGCTTGAGATCCACCGCCCCTCCCTGGAACAGGTGATGCGCCGCATCGACCTGGAGAAGCTGGAGAATGTCTGGGTTATCGACTACGACGCCCGTCTCTTCATGGAATTGCTGCCCAGTGACCGGGTGGAGCGGATTTTCGTCCACTTTCCCGTCCCCTGGGACAAAAAGCCCCACCGCCGTGTCATCTCCGATGCCTTTCTCGCCGAGGCAATGCGGGTGTTGAAGCCCGGCGGCACCCTGGAGCTTCGTACCGACAGCGACAACTACTTCAGGTATGCTATGGAGGTCTTCACCAAACCCAAACGGGTGCGCCTGACGCTGGAGAAGAACGGGGAAGCGGCGGTGCGGAGCAAATATGAAGATCGCTGGCGGAGACTGGAGAAGGATATCTACGAAATCCACGCGGAAGCGCTGGAATCCTCCGAGCCCAGAAGCATCGAGGCCGACTTCGGCTTCCGATGCACGCCCGAGATCCGCGACCTCTACCGGAGGCTTCCGCGAAAGGCGGTCGTGGAGAAGGAGTTTTTCATCCATTTCGAGCGCTTCTACGCCATCGACGACCGGCGCGGCCTGGTGCGCCTCTCCCTGGGGAGTTTCGACCGTCCCGAACACAAGTACCTGCTCGTCGAGGAGGGGAGGGTGCGCTACTTTCCCCATGACCCGGTGCCGACACGCACCAATCTCGCCGCACACAGAAAGATCGAGGAGTGGCTATGCCCGCAGTCATAG
- a CDS encoding SPFH domain-containing protein translates to MNPQLSIAVVLLFALFVFLVTGIRIVPQGEEWVVERLGKFKKVLKPGLNIIVPFIDRIRAKLSTRDIILDVSKQEVITKDNAVIITNAIAFIKITDPVKALYGVENFKLAIQNLIMTTLRSIIGEMKLDEALSNREIIKARLKEQIIDDVADWGITVKTVEIQDITPSPSMQQAMEQQAAAERERRAIETLAEGNKNATILEADGKLEAAKREAEAQVKLAEASAEAIRQISFSIEGQPMGAGFLLGDRYIEALRKLSDSQNSKFVVYPADLQQAIRGLFAQFGK, encoded by the coding sequence ATGAACCCGCAACTCTCCATCGCCGTCGTCCTGCTCTTCGCCCTCTTCGTCTTCCTCGTCACCGGCATCCGCATCGTTCCCCAGGGGGAGGAGTGGGTCGTCGAACGGCTGGGCAAGTTCAAGAAGGTGCTCAAACCGGGACTAAACATCATTGTCCCCTTCATCGACCGCATCCGGGCGAAACTCTCCACCCGCGACATCATCCTCGACGTGAGCAAACAGGAGGTCATCACCAAGGACAACGCCGTCATCATCACCAACGCCATCGCCTTCATCAAAATCACCGATCCCGTCAAAGCGCTCTACGGCGTCGAAAACTTCAAACTGGCCATCCAGAATCTCATCATGACCACCCTGCGCTCCATCATCGGGGAGATGAAACTGGACGAAGCCCTGAGCAACCGGGAGATCATCAAGGCCCGCCTCAAGGAGCAGATCATCGACGATGTGGCCGACTGGGGCATTACCGTCAAAACCGTCGAAATCCAGGACATCACCCCCAGCCCCTCCATGCAGCAGGCGATGGAGCAGCAGGCGGCGGCCGAAAGGGAGCGGCGCGCCATCGAAACCTTGGCGGAAGGGAACAAAAACGCCACGATTCTGGAAGCCGACGGGAAGCTGGAAGCGGCGAAACGGGAAGCGGAAGCGCAAGTCAAGCTGGCCGAAGCGAGCGCGGAAGCGATACGCCAGATCTCCTTCTCCATCGAAGGGCAGCCCATGGGCGCCGGCTTTCTTCTGGGGGACCGCTACATCGAGGCGCTGCGCAAACTTTCCGATTCGCAAAACAGCAAGTTCGTCGTCTACCCCGCCGATCTGCAGCAGGCGATCCGGGGGCTTTTCGCACAGTTTGGAAAATAG
- a CDS encoding RluA family pseudouridine synthase — protein MKKESLTSREAERLDRFLHRHIGGSRNQVEQLVKKGFVTVDGRTVTKAGHRLKGGEKVEYTLPPEPAVERGKVDFDVPVIYEDDDILVVNKPSGLVVHPAPSVKEPTLVDWLKARGVNLSTISGEERHGIVHRIDKETSGALVVAKNNAAHEKLSRQLQEKTMGRYYLALVDYPLKASGIVEGPIGRNPANRLKMGIVAGGKEAKTRFEKLLTSRKFPWELVGAKLYTGRTHQIRVHLGKLGRHIVGDSLYGFKSPKDKIERFLLHAYILYLNHPTTGKTMQFLAPIPQDMEIWLERCFTKEKLDEILDPCSFLGRFDDHCDRLFHEGDKPSER, from the coding sequence ATGAAAAAAGAGAGTTTAACCTCCCGGGAGGCGGAGCGCCTCGACCGGTTTCTCCACCGCCACATCGGCGGCAGCCGCAACCAGGTGGAGCAGCTCGTCAAGAAGGGGTTCGTGACCGTCGACGGCCGGACCGTCACGAAAGCGGGCCACCGCCTCAAAGGGGGAGAGAAGGTCGAATATACCCTTCCGCCCGAACCCGCCGTCGAGCGGGGGAAGGTCGATTTCGATGTGCCGGTCATCTACGAAGACGATGACATTCTGGTGGTCAACAAACCCTCGGGGCTGGTGGTCCACCCGGCCCCCAGCGTCAAGGAACCGACCCTGGTGGACTGGCTCAAGGCCCGTGGTGTGAACCTTTCCACCATCAGCGGCGAAGAGCGCCACGGTATCGTCCACCGCATCGACAAGGAGACCAGTGGCGCACTGGTGGTGGCGAAAAACAATGCCGCCCACGAGAAACTCTCCCGCCAGCTTCAGGAGAAGACGATGGGGCGCTACTACCTGGCGCTGGTCGACTACCCCCTCAAAGCCTCGGGCATCGTTGAGGGGCCGATCGGGCGCAACCCCGCCAACCGGCTCAAGATGGGCATCGTCGCCGGCGGGAAGGAGGCGAAGACCCGTTTCGAGAAGCTTCTGACATCCCGGAAATTCCCCTGGGAGCTGGTGGGGGCCAAACTCTACACCGGCAGGACCCACCAGATACGGGTCCACCTGGGGAAACTGGGGCGCCACATCGTGGGGGACAGTTTATACGGTTTTAAGAGCCCGAAAGATAAAATAGAACGCTTTTTGCTTCACGCTTACATACTCTATCTCAACCATCCGACCACCGGCAAGACGATGCAGTTTCTGGCACCGATACCGCAGGATATGGAAATATGGTTGGAACGATGTTTTACGAAGGAGAAACTCGATGAAATACTGGATCCGTGCTCTTTTCTTGGCCGCTTTGACGATCATTGCGACCGGCTGTTCCACGAAGGGGATAAGCCTTCCGAAAGGTGA
- a CDS encoding FtsX-like permease family protein, giving the protein MTFIRNHLGLILPLFAILFSLEYLLVFDRVVHTYENRLKEQFTVIVVADRGVDPVALKNASVLVGSVEKVDAAAVLKRLRRQISEANLEKLKAVLPVFYTVKLRRYPDSKRLEKLKEELTGVKGVRRVQVFENVHDRIYGMLIFMKSNFYVFATLIALIGSLLILKQMVVWQLEHSERMQIMALFGAPVWLRSGVLFRLAFVDALIALLLAAGLMFYLTGESHVLTILQEMHIDPATLLHLDDLTLLAATAFGLSLFSALWVVMRFKEEI; this is encoded by the coding sequence ATGACATTCATTAGGAACCACCTCGGGCTTATCCTGCCCCTCTTCGCCATCCTCTTTTCGCTGGAGTACCTGCTGGTCTTCGACCGTGTGGTCCATACCTACGAAAACCGTCTCAAAGAGCAGTTCACCGTTATTGTCGTGGCGGACAGGGGGGTCGACCCCGTGGCACTCAAAAACGCCAGCGTACTGGTCGGGAGCGTCGAGAAGGTGGATGCCGCTGCCGTATTGAAACGGCTTCGCCGCCAGATCAGCGAAGCCAACCTTGAAAAACTCAAAGCGGTCCTGCCCGTTTTCTACACCGTCAAGCTGCGGCGTTACCCCGACTCCAAACGGCTTGAAAAGCTCAAAGAGGAGCTGACGGGGGTCAAGGGGGTGCGCCGGGTCCAGGTTTTCGAGAATGTCCACGACCGTATATACGGGATGCTCATCTTCATGAAGTCCAATTTCTATGTCTTCGCGACCCTCATCGCCCTCATCGGTTCGCTGCTCATTCTGAAACAGATGGTGGTGTGGCAGCTCGAACACAGTGAGCGAATGCAGATCATGGCGCTTTTCGGAGCACCGGTCTGGCTGCGCAGCGGGGTGCTTTTCAGGCTGGCATTCGTGGACGCCCTCATCGCGCTCCTTCTTGCGGCCGGCCTCATGTTCTACCTGACCGGCGAAAGTCATGTTTTGACAATTTTGCAGGAGATGCACATCGACCCCGCCACGCTGCTGCACCTGGACGACCTGACCCTGCTGGCGGCCACCGCCTTCGGCCTCTCACTCTTCAGCGCCCTCTGGGTCGTCATGCGCTTCAAGGAAGAGATCTGA
- a CDS encoding FtsW/RodA/SpoVE family cell cycle protein encodes MKLRLMFDRRILTHFDFFLILLILPLIGISLELVREISPALFRKELLYIGLGFLVFFLFFLIPWRSIRWLIPFFYWSTIALLVSVDLFGVTKLGAQRWLEIPFVGLTIQPSELFKPAFLLMLGHLIQENPPPESGYRLKDFLRFSFYILLPFLLIAKEPDLGTAMVLLIIGYGILFLVGVHWKIWAGIAITLAVAAPFLYSNLHDYQKKRIRDFLSEKPSYHVQQSIIAIGSGGMRGKPKEEATQTQLKFLPIASSDFIFAYYVERFGFTGAALLILIYALLILHILSLGMHAGGDYFIKVTAYGIAFLIFVYTSVNILMTIGLAPVVGVPLPLVSHGGSSFLNFMVLFGILENFIAFRFNFLYNSGSKVTFL; translated from the coding sequence ATGAAACTGCGCTTGATGTTCGACCGGCGAATTCTAACACATTTCGATTTCTTCCTGATTCTTCTGATTCTGCCGCTCATCGGTATCTCCCTGGAGCTTGTGCGGGAGATCAGTCCCGCGCTGTTTCGCAAGGAGCTTCTCTACATCGGGCTCGGTTTTCTCGTCTTTTTCCTCTTTTTTCTCATTCCCTGGCGCTCCATCCGCTGGCTCATTCCCTTCTTCTACTGGAGCACCATCGCGCTGCTAGTCAGCGTCGACCTCTTCGGGGTCACGAAACTGGGGGCGCAACGGTGGCTGGAGATCCCCTTCGTCGGTTTGACGATCCAGCCTTCCGAACTTTTCAAACCCGCCTTTTTGCTGATGCTCGGCCACCTGATACAGGAGAACCCGCCGCCCGAAAGCGGCTACCGTTTGAAAGATTTTCTCAGATTTTCCTTCTATATTCTGCTGCCGTTTCTTCTCATCGCAAAGGAGCCGGACCTGGGCACCGCCATGGTGCTGCTCATTATCGGTTACGGCATCCTCTTTCTGGTCGGCGTCCACTGGAAGATATGGGCGGGCATCGCCATCACCCTCGCCGTCGCCGCCCCCTTCCTCTACTCCAACCTGCACGACTACCAGAAAAAGCGCATCCGCGACTTTCTCAGCGAAAAACCCAGCTATCACGTCCAGCAGTCGATCATCGCCATCGGTTCCGGCGGCATGAGAGGCAAACCCAAGGAGGAGGCCACCCAGACCCAGCTCAAATTCCTCCCCATCGCCTCCAGCGACTTCATCTTCGCCTACTATGTGGAGCGGTTCGGTTTCACCGGCGCCGCCCTGCTCATTCTCATCTATGCGCTGCTGATCCTGCACATTCTCAGCCTGGGGATGCATGCCGGGGGCGACTATTTCATCAAAGTGACCGCTTACGGCATCGCTTTCCTCATCTTCGTCTACACCAGCGTCAACATCCTCATGACCATCGGCCTGGCGCCGGTGGTCGGCGTCCCGCTCCCCCTGGTCAGCCACGGCGGCAGCAGTTTTCTCAATTTCATGGTCCTCTTCGGCATACTGGAGAATTTTATTGCTTTCAGGTTCAATTTCCTGTATAATTCCGGCTCCAAAGTGACTTTCCTCTAA
- a CDS encoding ABC transporter ATP-binding protein — MPAVIEADKIVLAYPRHEPIIRDATFRVTTKDFVFVTGASGSGKSTLLKSLYGAMAPKSGALTVGGIAMNGISGSKLHKLRRHMGIIFQDYKLIREWTVEKNVMLPLIIAGFPKDVCRAQAAKLLGHVKLSHKADKYPMELSGGEQQRVAMARALAHNPFLILADEPTGNLDDYSAQVIWELLERANAELETTIVVVTHHIPELFSTDYRHLMIENGVVYDIH; from the coding sequence ATGCCCGCAGTCATAGAGGCCGACAAGATCGTGCTCGCCTACCCGCGGCACGAACCGATCATCCGTGACGCCACCTTCCGGGTGACGACCAAAGATTTCGTCTTCGTGACGGGGGCCAGCGGAAGCGGCAAATCGACCCTGCTCAAGTCACTCTACGGTGCCATGGCACCCAAAAGCGGGGCTCTTACTGTAGGCGGTATCGCCATGAACGGCATTTCGGGCTCGAAACTCCACAAACTGCGGCGCCACATGGGCATCATTTTCCAGGATTACAAGCTGATACGGGAGTGGACCGTTGAGAAGAATGTGATGCTGCCGCTCATTATCGCCGGTTTCCCCAAAGATGTCTGCCGGGCCCAGGCGGCGAAACTGCTGGGCCATGTGAAGCTCTCCCACAAAGCGGACAAATACCCGATGGAGCTTTCCGGCGGGGAACAGCAACGCGTCGCCATGGCCCGTGCCCTGGCCCACAACCCCTTTCTGATTCTGGCCGACGAACCGACGGGGAACCTGGACGACTACTCCGCCCAGGTGATCTGGGAGCTGCTGGAGCGGGCCAACGCGGAGCTGGAGACGACGATCGTCGTGGTGACCCACCACATACCGGAGCTCTTCAGCACCGACTATCGCCACCTGATGATAGAAAACGGAGTGGTCTATGACATTCATTAG
- a CDS encoding peptidoglycan DD-metalloendopeptidase family protein, producing the protein MVRTLLLLASLFLALSGASIDRRIATSKKRLHATKSTYANMDRKLAAIAKQIEENRAKLKELDRVITLSDKEIAVNSVTLEEGRKRLAEIEKEMAALDRTKAQQEKRLVDLLANRYILEEIIRDKGIQTPDDVIESEVIRSLIKVDRQQLKSMQSAYVKTLAEREKLLAEAKRIEAMIARLQKKKETAAKEKERRRKLVAQLQQEKKAYQKRLERLQQEESDLRKTLARLNILKKEELERRKRQKSRKETAALARGDKLKVRTIGSSYQRQAVGHYRGPKTISPVGRAKVVKRFGSYIDPIYKIRIFNESITLKPYRKNAKVKNVLNGKVVFAKKTPMLGKVVIVEHKNHLHTVYAKMDKIAPTIREGKKIRRGYVIGRVEKELMFEVTQKNRHINPLELIRLR; encoded by the coding sequence ATGGTCCGTACGCTGCTCCTGCTCGCCTCTTTGTTTCTAGCACTCTCCGGTGCCTCCATCGACCGCAGGATCGCCACCTCCAAAAAGCGTCTTCATGCGACCAAAAGCACTTATGCGAACATGGACCGGAAGCTGGCGGCCATCGCAAAGCAGATCGAAGAGAACCGGGCGAAGCTGAAAGAGCTCGACAGGGTCATCACCCTTTCGGACAAGGAGATCGCCGTCAATTCGGTCACCCTGGAGGAAGGGCGCAAACGTCTGGCGGAGATCGAGAAGGAGATGGCGGCGCTGGACAGGACCAAGGCCCAGCAGGAGAAGCGGTTGGTCGACCTGCTGGCCAACCGCTACATTCTGGAAGAGATCATACGGGACAAAGGTATCCAGACCCCCGATGACGTCATCGAATCGGAGGTGATCCGTTCTCTCATCAAAGTGGACCGGCAGCAGCTCAAATCGATGCAGAGCGCCTATGTGAAAACCCTCGCGGAGAGGGAGAAGCTGCTGGCCGAGGCGAAACGGATCGAAGCGATGATCGCCCGGCTTCAGAAGAAGAAGGAGACGGCGGCGAAGGAGAAGGAGCGGCGGCGAAAACTGGTGGCTCAGCTGCAGCAGGAGAAAAAAGCCTACCAGAAGCGGTTGGAACGGCTGCAGCAGGAGGAGAGCGACCTGCGTAAAACTCTCGCCCGGCTCAACATTCTCAAAAAAGAGGAGCTGGAGCGCCGAAAGCGGCAAAAGAGCCGGAAAGAGACGGCGGCCCTCGCCAGGGGGGACAAACTCAAGGTCCGCACCATCGGCTCTTCCTACCAGCGCCAGGCGGTGGGCCACTACCGCGGCCCCAAAACCATCTCCCCCGTGGGAAGAGCGAAAGTCGTGAAGCGGTTCGGCTCCTACATCGACCCCATCTACAAAATCCGTATCTTCAACGAATCGATTACCCTCAAGCCCTACCGCAAAAATGCCAAAGTGAAAAACGTCCTCAACGGCAAAGTGGTTTTCGCGAAAAAGACGCCGATGCTGGGGAAAGTGGTCATCGTCGAGCACAAAAACCACCTCCATACCGTCTATGCCAAGATGGACAAGATCGCGCCGACCATCCGGGAAGGGAAGAAGATCCGCAGGGGCTATGTCATCGGCCGGGTCGAAAAAGAGCTAATGTTTGAAGTGACCCAGAAAAACCGCCATATCAATCCTCTCGAACTGATCCGCCTCCGCTGA
- a CDS encoding histone deacetylase gives MAAVAYITDPVYLLHETGEWHPESSERLRSIGRHIAPLKERLLCLSPIAVSEKLVASVHTPEHIETVRAHCESLEPIDADTVCSAHSWEAAMKAAGAGIVAVDAVHAGEAGLAFCAVRPPGHHATPERSMGFCLFNNVAIAARYAQTRGYGRIAIVDFDVHHGNGTQEIFYTDGSVLYFSSHQSPAYPGTGSSDERGAGAGDGTTFNYPFPPGSGDESVPPLYEELLAPVLADFEPDLILVSAGYDLHEKDPLAQLQVTTDGVRRIVHAILHSADVPKIFMLEGGYNVDALGECVAATIEEMLQYPN, from the coding sequence ATGGCAGCGGTCGCCTATATCACCGATCCGGTCTACCTTCTTCACGAGACGGGCGAGTGGCACCCCGAATCATCCGAGCGTCTCAGAAGCATCGGTCGCCATATCGCCCCTTTGAAAGAGCGCCTTCTTTGCCTCTCTCCCATTGCGGTGAGTGAAAAACTGGTCGCCTCGGTCCATACGCCGGAGCATATCGAGACGGTCCGGGCCCACTGCGAATCACTGGAGCCCATCGACGCCGATACGGTCTGCTCCGCCCACTCCTGGGAGGCGGCGATGAAGGCGGCGGGAGCGGGCATCGTGGCGGTCGATGCCGTCCATGCGGGCGAAGCCGGACTCGCCTTCTGCGCCGTACGCCCGCCGGGACACCACGCCACGCCGGAGCGTTCCATGGGGTTTTGCCTCTTCAACAATGTGGCCATCGCCGCCCGCTACGCCCAGACCAGAGGCTACGGCCGCATCGCCATCGTCGATTTCGACGTCCACCACGGCAACGGTACCCAGGAGATCTTCTATACCGACGGGTCGGTCCTCTACTTCTCCAGCCACCAGTCTCCCGCCTATCCCGGTACGGGCAGTTCCGACGAACGGGGTGCGGGGGCAGGCGATGGGACCACCTTCAACTACCCCTTCCCGCCGGGCAGCGGCGACGAATCGGTCCCCCCACTCTACGAGGAGCTTCTCGCCCCCGTTCTGGCCGATTTTGAGCCGGACCTGATCCTCGTTTCCGCCGGGTACGACCTGCATGAAAAAGACCCCCTCGCCCAGCTGCAGGTGACCACCGATGGCGTCCGGCGCATCGTCCACGCCATCTTGCACAGTGCCGACGTCCCCAAAATCTTCATGCTAGAAGGCGGCTACAACGTCGACGCCCTCGGAGAGTGCGTCGCCGCCACGATCGAAGAGATGCTACAATATCCCAATTAA
- the pyrH gene encoding UMP kinase, with translation MAKQRILVKFSGEALAGESGFGVDTSILKYIAEEIKQLVDNGIEVGVVIGGGNIIRGVTAAKDGIIKRTSGDYMGMLATVINAVAMQEALEYIGMRVRVQSAIKMEQICESFIVRRAIRHLEKGRIVIFAAGTGNPFFTTDTAATLRAVEIGADMIVKATKVDGVYDKDPNKYPDAKKLPELSYDEALADNIKVMDDTSIALAKDNGLPIVVCDMFKPGNLLAITQGDYEKCSIVK, from the coding sequence ATGGCGAAACAGCGGATTCTCGTGAAATTTTCGGGCGAAGCGTTGGCGGGCGAGAGCGGATTCGGGGTCGATACGTCGATTCTGAAGTATATCGCCGAAGAGATAAAACAGCTCGTCGACAACGGCATCGAAGTGGGCGTCGTCATCGGGGGCGGCAATATCATCCGCGGTGTGACGGCGGCGAAGGACGGTATCATCAAGCGCACCAGCGGCGACTACATGGGAATGCTGGCCACCGTCATCAACGCCGTGGCGATGCAGGAGGCCCTGGAGTACATCGGCATGCGTGTCCGTGTCCAGAGCGCCATCAAGATGGAGCAGATTTGCGAATCCTTCATCGTCCGGCGCGCCATCCGTCACCTGGAGAAGGGGCGTATCGTCATCTTTGCCGCCGGTACCGGCAACCCCTTCTTCACCACCGATACCGCCGCCACGCTGCGCGCCGTTGAGATCGGGGCCGACATGATCGTCAAAGCGACCAAGGTCGACGGCGTCTACGACAAGGATCCCAACAAATACCCCGACGCGAAGAAACTGCCCGAACTCAGCTACGACGAGGCGCTGGCCGACAATATCAAAGTGATGGACGACACCTCCATCGCCCTGGCCAAGGATAACGGCCTTCCCATCGTCGTCTGCGACATGTTCAAGCCCGGCAACCTGCTGGCGATCACTCAGGGCGACTACGAGAAGTGCTCCATCGTCAAGTGA
- a CDS encoding NfeD family protein yields the protein MEYLAQTVAWWHWIVLGIILSAAEILIPSFIVLWFGLAAIAVGIIDLLFGTGFTTELYLWILLSVLFLAIYFRFFKKHEPVPSVGQAEGEYADIPGVIVKDLGGGRYKARFDLPVLGDRVWVVEPEGESSFREGDKIKVAHVYGQIVKVKGVSE from the coding sequence ATGGAGTACCTTGCCCAGACGGTAGCGTGGTGGCACTGGATCGTTCTTGGGATCATCCTCAGCGCCGCGGAGATTCTGATTCCCAGTTTCATCGTCCTCTGGTTCGGTCTGGCGGCCATCGCCGTCGGTATTATCGACCTCCTCTTCGGCACCGGTTTCACGACGGAACTCTACCTCTGGATTCTCCTTTCGGTCCTCTTTCTGGCCATCTATTTCAGATTTTTCAAAAAGCACGAACCGGTCCCAAGCGTCGGACAGGCAGAAGGGGAGTATGCCGACATTCCCGGGGTCATCGTCAAAGACCTGGGCGGCGGGCGCTACAAAGCCCGTTTCGACCTGCCCGTCCTGGGTGACCGGGTCTGGGTCGTCGAACCCGAAGGTGAATCCTCCTTCCGTGAAGGAGACAAAATCAAAGTCGCCCATGTCTACGGGCAGATCGTCAAAGTCAAAGGAGTCTCCGAATGA
- a CDS encoding DNA-directed RNA polymerase subunit omega, translating to MRLEKTAAKALEKAKYNRYLLSAAVSKRANELAAGAAPLVEMDPKKFKYTDIAIREIAEGAVKIEGLEEG from the coding sequence ATGAGACTCGAAAAAACCGCCGCCAAGGCACTTGAAAAAGCGAAATACAACCGATACCTCCTCTCCGCGGCCGTCTCCAAACGTGCCAACGAACTGGCCGCAGGCGCGGCGCCGCTCGTGGAGATGGACCCCAAGAAATTCAAATACACCGACATCGCTATCAGAGAGATCGCGGAAGGAGCCGTGAAGATCGAGGGTCTGGAAGAGGGCTGA